The proteins below come from a single Natranaerofaba carboxydovora genomic window:
- the nusA gene encoding transcription termination factor NusA gives MNPEFIGAIEELERERGIDKEVLFQAIEAALISAYKRNFDSAQNVRIVMERETGDIQVLEQKEVVEEVKNEQEEISHEDAKQIRSDYEIGDIVEHEVTPKNFGRIAAQTAKQVVIQRIREAEREIVFEEYVHRQDDVITGIIQRTEQNNVIVDLGKVEAVIPPTEQMESDKYDQGERIKAYVVEVKKTTKEPYVMLSRTHPGLIKRLFELEVPEIFQGVVEVKSVSREAGQRSKIAVHSRQDEVDPVGSCVGPKGSRVQTIVKELNGEKIDIVKWSDDPKELISNSLSPTKVMKVDIDEKNNYARVVVPDDQLSLAIGKEGQNARLAAKLTNWKIDILSESKAYEQSETGNIEDVPNDASPEYSSIEDPDS, from the coding sequence ATGAATCCTGAATTCATAGGAGCTATAGAGGAACTTGAAAGAGAAAGAGGTATAGATAAGGAAGTTCTTTTTCAGGCTATTGAAGCAGCACTTATATCAGCATATAAAAGAAATTTTGACTCTGCCCAAAACGTCAGAATAGTAATGGAAAGAGAAACAGGTGATATTCAAGTACTTGAACAAAAAGAAGTTGTTGAAGAAGTAAAGAATGAACAGGAAGAAATTAGCCATGAAGATGCAAAACAAATTCGAAGTGATTATGAAATTGGAGATATAGTGGAGCATGAGGTTACTCCGAAAAACTTTGGTAGGATTGCAGCCCAAACTGCCAAACAAGTGGTTATCCAAAGAATTAGAGAAGCCGAGAGAGAGATAGTGTTTGAAGAATATGTACACAGGCAGGATGATGTTATTACAGGAATAATACAGCGAACCGAACAAAATAATGTTATTGTTGACCTTGGTAAAGTTGAGGCTGTCATACCGCCTACAGAACAAATGGAAAGTGATAAATATGATCAGGGTGAGCGGATAAAAGCTTATGTGGTTGAAGTTAAAAAAACTACTAAAGAGCCCTATGTTATGTTATCTAGAACTCATCCGGGCCTTATCAAAAGACTGTTTGAATTAGAAGTTCCAGAAATCTTTCAAGGTGTAGTAGAAGTCAAATCTGTCTCTAGAGAGGCAGGACAAAGATCAAAAATAGCTGTTCATTCCAGGCAGGATGAAGTCGACCCGGTAGGTAGTTGTGTTGGCCCAAAAGGAAGTAGAGTTCAAACTATAGTTAAGGAATTAAATGGCGAAAAAATTGATATAGTAAAATGGTCAGATGACCCAAAAGAGTTGATATCTAATTCTTTAAGCCCCACTAAAGTGATGAAGGTTGACATAGATGAGAAAAATAACTATGCCCGTGTTGTGGTACCTGATGATCAGCTTTCCCTTGCAATTGGGAAAGAAGGCCAAAATGCCAGGCTTGCTGCAAAGCTAACTAATTGGAAAATAGATATTTTGAGTGAATCTAAAGCTTATGAACAGTCCGAAACAGGCAACATAGAAGATGTGCCAAATGATGCATCGCCTGAATATTCCTCAATTGAAGACCCCGATAGTTAA
- the rimP gene encoding ribosome maturation factor RimP — MGNKKNTDTILEMLEPHINNLGYELVEIDLIKESGQWYLRVYIDHQGGITLDDCQKVSQELDWILDEKDPIPHSYILEVSSPGAERPLKKEKDFVRFTGRKIQVSTYKPIDNQRRFKGELLGLNEAKEILLQTEDKGEISIPRENIAKANLVLEF, encoded by the coding sequence ATGGGTAATAAAAAGAATACAGACACAATTTTGGAAATGCTTGAACCCCATATAAATAACTTAGGCTATGAATTAGTTGAAATAGACTTAATTAAAGAAAGCGGGCAGTGGTATTTACGAGTGTATATCGACCACCAAGGCGGAATTACTCTTGACGATTGTCAAAAAGTCAGTCAAGAACTTGATTGGATTTTGGATGAAAAAGACCCAATACCGCATAGTTATATATTAGAGGTATCTTCACCGGGTGCGGAACGCCCGTTAAAAAAAGAGAAAGATTTCGTAAGATTTACAGGTCGCAAGATACAGGTTAGTACTTATAAACCAATAGATAATCAAAGAAGGTTTAAGGGAGAACTATTAGGTCTAAATGAGGCGAAAGAAATATTATTACAAACTGAAGACAAAGGCGAGATTTCAATTCCAAGGGAAAATATTGCAAAAGCAAATCTCGTTTTGGAGTTTTAG
- a CDS encoding L7Ae/L30e/S12e/Gadd45 family ribosomal protein: protein MNLIGLIYKAKKLEIGMDNVIDSIKEGNCYLVIYAEDIGANSLKKIKKICQANGIKIIQGKNKRIIGEYLGKRPVGLIGITDPNFASKLTRSISEEGNKNGGGVDGKN from the coding sequence ATGAATTTGATTGGCCTCATATATAAAGCTAAAAAACTAGAAATTGGGATGGATAATGTTATAGATAGTATTAAAGAAGGAAATTGTTATTTGGTGATTTATGCAGAAGATATAGGTGCTAATTCTTTAAAAAAGATCAAAAAAATTTGTCAAGCTAACGGTATTAAAATAATACAAGGGAAAAATAAAAGAATAATTGGTGAATATTTGGGCAAAAGGCCGGTAGGCCTAATAGGTATTACTGATCCTAACTTTGCATCTAAATTAACTAGATCTATTTCTGAGGAGGGCAACAAAAATGGAGGTGGCGTAGATGGGAAAAATTAG
- the rnpM gene encoding RNase P modulator RnpM gives MTKKKKKTPTRLCVGCHEKYPKKELIRIVKTPDEEVKLDDTGKMNGRGVYICKNEDCLNEVLKKNKLQKSLKKEIKDETKEEIKKNYFELIGEGQ, from the coding sequence TTGACCAAAAAGAAGAAAAAAACTCCAACTCGTTTGTGTGTAGGATGTCATGAAAAGTATCCTAAAAAAGAACTGATAAGGATAGTAAAAACTCCTGATGAAGAAGTAAAATTAGATGATACAGGTAAAATGAATGGGCGGGGAGTTTATATTTGTAAAAACGAAGATTGTTTAAACGAAGTACTTAAAAAAAATAAATTGCAAAAATCATTAAAAAAAGAGATAAAAGATGAAACTAAGGAAGAAATCAAGAAAAACTACTTTGAACTTATAGGTGAAGGACAATGA